The Streptomyces sp. V4I8 genome includes the window CCTCTTCCAGCAGTTGTTCCAGTCGATGTGGCTGCCGCTCACGCTGGCCGCCGTGGGCACCGTGCTGCGCGGCGCGGGCTTCGCGCTGCGCAAGTCCGCCCGGCGGTTGGCCGGACGGCGCTTGTACGGCGCGGTGTTCGCCGTCGCCTCCCTCCTGACACCGTTCTTCCTCGGCGTCGCGGCCGGCGGAGTGGCGTCGGGCCGAGTGACCGCCGGTACGAAACCCTCGGAGCAGGCCTGGGCCCACCCCACCCCCGTGCTGTTCGGTCTGCTCGCCGTGGCGACCACCGCCCTGCTGGGCGCGGTGTTCCTCGCCGCGGACGCCCGGCGCTTCGGCGCGCCGGATCTGGACGGCTACTTCCGGCGGCGGGCACTGGCCGCGCTGGGCGCCGTCGCCGCCCTCGCGGTGATCACTCCGGTCGTCGCACAAGACGACGCGGCGCATGTGTGGCACGGGCTCACGCACGGAGCAGGACTCGTCTTCGTGGTCGTGGCGGCCGTGAGCACCCTCGCCACCGCCTGGCTGCTGCTTCGTCCCTCCGGCGGCTGGTCCCGCGTCACGGCGGTCGGCGTGGTCGCGTCCGCCGTCATCGCCTGGGGCATGGCGCAGCGCCCGTATCTCGTCCCGACCTCGCTGACCGTCGCCGAGGGGGCGGGCGCGGACACCACCCTGCGTTGGCTGGGCCTGGTCACCCTCGTCGCCGTCGTGCTCGTCATGCCCGCGGTCGTCCTGCTCTACTGGCTGGACACCCACGGGGAGTTGGAGGGCCTCACCGACGCCGATCTGCGGCGCGGTGCCGGTGACGAGGGCTGAGTCCCACGGCCGGCCCCGGCCGCCGGCCTCGTCAGGTTCGGTCGAGAGCCGCGCTGAGGGTGACGGCCGCGTCGATGAGGGCGAGGTGGGTGAAGGCCTGCGGGAAATTGCCCAGCTGACGGCCCGTCGGGGCGATCTCCTCCGAGTACAGGCCCAGATGGTTGGCGTACCCCATCATCTTCTCGAACACCAACCGCGCCCTGTCGGTGCGTCCGGCGCGCGCCAAGGCGTCGACGTACATGAAGGTGCACAGCGAGAAGGTGCCTTCCGAGCCAAGCAGGCCGTCGGGTGAGGCTTCGGGGTTGTAGCGGTAGACCAGGCTGTCACTGACCAGTTCCTCTTCCATGCCGCCGAGAGTCGCCTTCCACATGGGGTCTTCGGGAGTGATGAACCCGACCGTGGACATGCGCAGCAGCGAGGAGTCGAGGACATCGCTGCCGTAGTGCTGGACGAAGGCCTGACGTCCCTCGCTCCAGCCCTTGGCCATGACCTGCTCGTAGCAGTCGTCCCGCGCCCTGCGCCAGCGTTCCGCGGCGGCAGGCCTGCCGTTCGCTTCGGAGAGCCGCAGGGCGCGGTCGAAGGCCACCCAGGACATGACGCGGCCATAGGTGAAGTCCTGCCGCCCGCCGCGGGTCTCCCACAGGCCCTCCTCCGCCTGGTCCCAGTGGTCGACCAGCCAGTCGAGGTTCGTCAGCAGCGCGTTCCATCCGTGGTGCCCCATCCGGAGACCGTGCCGGTGCGCGAAGTAGATGCTGTCCAGCGCCTCGCCGTAGATGTCCAGCTGGAGTTGCGTGGCCGCGCCGTTGCCGATGCGCACCGGGGCGGAACCCGCATAGCCCTCCCAGTGGTCGAGGGTCTCCTCGTCCAGGTCGGAGGAGCCGTCCACCTTGTACATGATGTTCAGCGGACCCGTGTCGCCATGTCGTCCGGCGCGCTCCTTGACCCGGTCGGCGAGCCACTGGATGAACGCCCTTGCCTCGTCGGTGAAGCCCAGCCCCACCAGGGCGTACACCGAGAAGGACGCGTCGCGTATCCAGGTGTACCGGTAGTCCCAGTTGCGCTCGCCGCCCAGTTGTTCCGGGAGCGCCGCCGTCGGGGCGGCCACCACGGCTCCGGTGGGCGCGAAGGTCATGAGTTTCAGTGTGATCGCGGAGCGCTCCACGGTTTCGCGCCAGCGACCCGTGTACTGCGCCTGGCGCAGCCAGGTACGCCAGAACTGCACCGTCTCGTCGAAGAGTTGCTGGTACTCGGCCAGTCGCAGTTCCCTGGGCGGCCCGTCCGCCGCCCACTCCAGGCACAGCCCGCGCTCCTGGCCCGCCTCCAGGGTCAGCGTGAAGTGCAGGGCGTCGCGGCGGTCGGCCAGCACGTCGAGCAACCGCTCGTCGTCCGGTTCACGGATGGGGTGGACTGTGAGTTCCGAACCGTCCTTCGCGGCGAACACCGCCCCGTGCGTGCTGATGTGCAACCGGTGCGCCTGCCGCCCGTAGTCGAACCGCGGCGCTATCTCCACCTCGAACGTCATCCTGCCGCGCACACATCGGACGATGCGCACCAGACGGTGGCTCTCGGTGACCGTCCTGCCGGTCACCGGCATGAAGTCGATCACCTCTCCGGCACCCGCCTCGGTCATGAAGCGGGTGACCAGGATCGCCGTGTCGGGGAGGTACAACTGCTTGGTCGCGTAGGCATGGTGTCTCGGCCGGACCGTGCAGTGCCCGCCCTTCTCCTTGTCCAGCAGCGCGCCGAACACGCTGGGCGAATCGAATCTCGGGGCGCAGAGCCAGTCGACGCGGCCGTCGGACGTCACCAGCGCTGCCGTCTGAAGATCGCCGAGGAGCCCGTGGTTCTCGATCAGTGTGTAGTCGTCCATCGGGGCCGCCCTTTCGGTGCGCGATTCACCCGAACGCCCCACGCATCAGATTAAGCCGAGGGCCCGGGATCGGCGCGCGGAAACGAGGGCCGTGGGTGTCCCTCGCCGCGCGGTGCCGTATGTCAACCTGCCAGCTCGTAAATGCTTTTTCCCGTCAGCCACAGGCCGATCACGACACTGCCGAACACGATCGCCTGTTGTGCGTGGCCCCCCATCCAGGTACGCAGCCCCAGCAGCCGGCGCTGGGCCGACGCCGGATGGAGCACCACGTACAGCTCGGCGGTGAGCAGGCTGGCGGTCGCGAGGACGCAGAACGCGCACAACACCAGCCAGGTCATGGGGTGGGAGGCGTCGGCATCCACCACGGTCACGGCTCCACCGGCGACGAGTCCCCACGGCTGGAGAAGGACGGCGAGTCCCGCCGCCGGCCAGATCGCGCCCCGGTCCAGCCGGTCCCGGAGGAAGGAGGACGGCCCACCACGCGACGGCGCGGAGACGGGGGCGGGCGGATCGGTTCGGCCCGGGTGGCGGTGTGGCACCTCGGTGGTGGTCCCGCTCGGCGTGCGGTGGTGGACGGGCCGTCGGTGGCGGCGGACGCCGTACACAATCAGCGACACCCCGATCACGAGTTTGGCCGCGAGGTTCACCGTGGAGGGAGGCGACCTCGGCTCCGGGGGCTGCCCGCCGGTCAGCGTCAGTACCAGAGCGATCACCGCGACGAAACACGCCAACCAGCCCGCGATGAAGGCGAGCCCTGTCCGTACGCCTCTGGCGGATGCCACCACCAGGGCGAACGCCATGAGGGGAAGGGGGTCGAGCGTGATGGCGAGGGCGATGAGGAGCAGGTCGAAGACCATGGGCGATCCCGTCAGGCACCGTACGGGTCGAGCCTATGCACGGCCGTGATCCGCCGCATCTCATGGCAGGTGCCCCGTTTCGTTCCCCTGTACGCCCCACGTGCGGCGGAGTGCCGCAGCCCGCCGCGTCGCGCACTCTGGAGGTGGGAAGGAGCGGCTCGATGGACACTTGCGCAGGAGTGCCGTCGGCAGCTGGGATCCGGACGCCGTGCCCGGGCACCACGCGCGCCGGCGGCTGATGCGGCGCGGGGGTAGGCGCGAGGGCGCCGGCAGGCCGAGTCGACTCGACGGGATGAGGCGGGAATCCGGCGACCGGTGGCGGGTCCGCTCCCTGCTGCGCGTGTCATGGTGGCGTGGCCGTGTCCGGGAACTGGCTGCCTGGCAGAAAGCCTTCCACGCGCGGGTGGAGACCCGCTTCCCGGTGGTCACGGGACTCGTGGACCGCATGGCGTCGGTGAACATCTTCGACTCCGCGACCCGCGTCGCCGCGCAGTGCTTCCTGACGGCCGTTCCGTTGCTGTTCGTGGTGGGTGCGTACGCGCCGACGGCGGTGCGGGACCAGGTCAGCGCATCGATCAGTGCCGTCTTCGGTCTGACCGGGCAGGCGAAGGACGAGGTGAAGCAGGCGTTCCAGCCCCCTCCCGACGATCTGCGCCAGGCGACCGGCCTGGTAGGCCTGCTCATGGTGCTGCTGTCGGCCACCGCGGTGAGTCGCGCGGTGCAGCGGCTGTGCAGACGGGCCTGGCTGCTGCCCCGGGCGGGGGCGAAACTGGCCCCGTGGAGGTGGCTGGCGTGGATCGCCCTGTGGCTCGGCGCACTGGTCGTGCAAGGACTGCTGCACAACGGGTTCGGCCAAGGGATGGTGGGGCTGGGACTTGCGGTCATCCTGGTCATCCTGGTCATGCAGGTGGCCATGTGGTGGTGGACCCAGCACCTTCTGCTGGCCGGCGTCGTCCGCTGGGCGCCCCTCCTGCCCGGCGCCGTGATCACGGCGATCGCGGTGAGCGGCCTTTCCGTGACCGCGCACTTCTACATGCCACGGGCACTCAACCGGGCCTTGGCCGACTACGGTTCCGCGGGGTCGGTCTTCATCCTGCTGTCCTGGCTGATCATCGTGTGTGTGGCCATCGCCATCGGCCTCAGCGCGGGCGCGGTGCTCTCCCAGGAGCCCTTTCTGAAGCGCCGCCTCGGTACCCCTGCGTCGCCGCCTGACGAGAGCGAACACGCGTGAGCGAACCGTGGTGGAGGCCACACCTCCGGGTCACGGCCGAACGCGGGTCCGGCCCCGGTCAGCCGTTCGCGAGCAGTTCCAGCGTGTCGATCACGCGGTGGGAGAAGCCCCACTCGTTGTCGTACCAGGCGACCACCTTGATGTGGCGGCCGTCGACCCGGGTGAGGGCCGAGTCGAAGATCGACGAGGCGGGGTTGCCGGTGATGTCGGACGAGACGAGGGGGTCGTCGGAGTACTCGAGGACGCCGGCCAGCGGACCCTCCGCCGCGGTGCGGTAGGCCGCCAGTACGTCCTCGCGGGTGACGTCCCGCGCAACGGTGGTGTTGAGCTCCACGATCGAGCCCACCGGAACCGGTACGCGGATGGAGTCACCCGAGAGCTTGCCGTCGAGGCCCGGCAGCACGAGGCCGATCGCCTTGGCGGCGCCCGTCGTGGTCGGCACGATGTTGAGCGCGGCGGCGCGGGCCCGGCGGGCGTCGCGGTGCGGGCTGTCCTGGAGGTTCTGCTCCTGCGTGTAGGCGTGCACCGTGGTCATGAATCCGTGCTCGATGCCGGCGAGTTCGTCCAGGACGGCGGCCAGCGGTGCGAGCGCGTTGGTCGTGCAGGAGGCGTTCGAGACGATCGTGTGCAGGGCCGGGTCGTAGGCGTCGGTGTTGACCCCGTAGGCGAGCGTGACGTCGGCGCCGTCGGACGGCGCGCTGACCAGGACCTTCTTGGCGCCCGCGTCGAGGTGGGCGCGGGCGGCCTTGGCGGAGGTGAAACGGCCGGTCGACTCCAGCACGACGTCGACGCCGAGTTCGGCCCACGGCAGCTGCGCCGGCTCACGCTCGGCGAGCACCTTGATGCGGCGGCCGTCGACGACGAGGGTGTCGCCGTCCACGGTCACCTGACGGCCGAGCCGGCCGGCCGTGGAGTCGAAGGCCAGGAGTCGGGCGAGAGCGGTGGGCTCGGTGAGGTCGTTGACGGCGACGACCTCGAGGTCGCTGTCGCGTTCGAGCAGGACGCGCAGCACGTTGCGCCCGATGCGGCCGAATCCGTTGATGGCGATGCGAGTCATGGATGCCCCTTGATGTCCCTACGGTTCGTCACCACCAGGCTCCTGTGCGGGATCCGGCCGTGGCAGTGGCGAGAGCGCCATGGTTCGCAAGGATCGCGCCACGGCTCGGACGGCCCGCTACTCGCCGCGGGTGAAGGTGCGGCGGTACTCGCTCGGGGTGGTACCGAGGATGCGCTGGAAGTGCGTGCGCAGATTCGCGCCGGTGCCCAGACCCACGTCGTCCGCGATCTGCTCGACGCTCCGTTGCGACCGTTCGAGCAACTCGCGGGCCAGGTCGATGCGGGCACGCATGACCCACTGCATCGGCGTGTATCCGGTGTCCTCGACGAAGCGCCGCGAGAAGGTGCGCGGCGAGACCGCCGCGTGCTCAGCGAGGGCATCCAGGCTGAGGGGCTCGTCGAGCCGATGCAGGGCCCACTCCCGGGTGGCGGCGAACCGTTCACCGAGCGGCTCGGGCACGCTGCGTGGTACGTACTGCGCCTGCCCACCGCTGCGGTAGGGGGCCGCGACCAGGCGCCGGGCCGCGTGGTTGGAGGCGGCGACGCCGAGGTCACCGCGCAGGATGTGCAGGCACAGGTCGATGCCCGAGGCGGCGCCGGCCGACGTCAGCACGCTGCCCTCGTCGACGAACAGGACGTTCTCGTCGACCCGGACCAGGGGATGCTTCTCGGCGAGCGCCCGCGTGTAGTGCCAGTGCGTGGTGGCGCGCTTGCCGTCGAGCAGACCCGTGGCGGCGAGCGCGAAGGCGCCCGTCGAGATGGCGGCGAGGCGTGCGCCCCGGTCGTGGGCGGCGATCAGCGCGTCGACGACGGACCGCGGTGGGTCCTCGCGGTCCGGGAACCGATGGTCCGGGCACGAAGACGATGTCGGCCCAGGCGAGCGCGTCGAGGCCGTAGGCGACGTGGTACGCCAGACCGTCCCCGCCGGCCACCGGCCCGGGCGCCGCGCCGCACACCCGTAC containing:
- a CDS encoding cytochrome d ubiquinol oxidase subunit II, with translation MAPVWEVNNVWLIFVLVIMWTGFPVLFQQLFQSMWLPLTLAAVGTVLRGAGFALRKSARRLAGRRLYGAVFAVASLLTPFFLGVAAGGVASGRVTAGTKPSEQAWAHPTPVLFGLLAVATTALLGAVFLAADARRFGAPDLDGYFRRRALAALGAVAALAVITPVVAQDDAAHVWHGLTHGAGLVFVVVAAVSTLATAWLLLRPSGGWSRVTAVGVVASAVIAWGMAQRPYLVPTSLTVAEGAGADTTLRWLGLVTLVAVVLVMPAVVLLYWLDTHGELEGLTDADLRRGAGDEG
- a CDS encoding glycoside hydrolase family 15 protein; translated protein: MDDYTLIENHGLLGDLQTAALVTSDGRVDWLCAPRFDSPSVFGALLDKEKGGHCTVRPRHHAYATKQLYLPDTAILVTRFMTEAGAGEVIDFMPVTGRTVTESHRLVRIVRCVRGRMTFEVEIAPRFDYGRQAHRLHISTHGAVFAAKDGSELTVHPIREPDDERLLDVLADRRDALHFTLTLEAGQERGLCLEWAADGPPRELRLAEYQQLFDETVQFWRTWLRQAQYTGRWRETVERSAITLKLMTFAPTGAVVAAPTAALPEQLGGERNWDYRYTWIRDASFSVYALVGLGFTDEARAFIQWLADRVKERAGRHGDTGPLNIMYKVDGSSDLDEETLDHWEGYAGSAPVRIGNGAATQLQLDIYGEALDSIYFAHRHGLRMGHHGWNALLTNLDWLVDHWDQAEEGLWETRGGRQDFTYGRVMSWVAFDRALRLSEANGRPAAAERWRRARDDCYEQVMAKGWSEGRQAFVQHYGSDVLDSSLLRMSTVGFITPEDPMWKATLGGMEEELVSDSLVYRYNPEASPDGLLGSEGTFSLCTFMYVDALARAGRTDRARLVFEKMMGYANHLGLYSEEIAPTGRQLGNFPQAFTHLALIDAAVTLSAALDRT
- a CDS encoding GAP family protein → MVFDLLLIALAITLDPLPLMAFALVVASARGVRTGLAFIAGWLACFVAVIALVLTLTGGQPPEPRSPPSTVNLAAKLVIGVSLIVYGVRRHRRPVHHRTPSGTTTEVPHRHPGRTDPPAPVSAPSRGGPSSFLRDRLDRGAIWPAAGLAVLLQPWGLVAGGAVTVVDADASHPMTWLVLCAFCVLATASLLTAELYVVLHPASAQRRLLGLRTWMGGHAQQAIVFGSVVIGLWLTGKSIYELAG
- a CDS encoding YhjD/YihY/BrkB family envelope integrity protein, with the translated sequence MRRESGDRWRVRSLLRVSWWRGRVRELAAWQKAFHARVETRFPVVTGLVDRMASVNIFDSATRVAAQCFLTAVPLLFVVGAYAPTAVRDQVSASISAVFGLTGQAKDEVKQAFQPPPDDLRQATGLVGLLMVLLSATAVSRAVQRLCRRAWLLPRAGAKLAPWRWLAWIALWLGALVVQGLLHNGFGQGMVGLGLAVILVILVMQVAMWWWTQHLLLAGVVRWAPLLPGAVITAIAVSGLSVTAHFYMPRALNRALADYGSAGSVFILLSWLIIVCVAIAIGLSAGAVLSQEPFLKRRLGTPASPPDESEHA
- the gap gene encoding type I glyceraldehyde-3-phosphate dehydrogenase, encoding MTRIAINGFGRIGRNVLRVLLERDSDLEVVAVNDLTEPTALARLLAFDSTAGRLGRQVTVDGDTLVVDGRRIKVLAEREPAQLPWAELGVDVVLESTGRFTSAKAARAHLDAGAKKVLVSAPSDGADVTLAYGVNTDAYDPALHTIVSNASCTTNALAPLAAVLDELAGIEHGFMTTVHAYTQEQNLQDSPHRDARRARAAALNIVPTTTGAAKAIGLVLPGLDGKLSGDSIRVPVPVGSIVELNTTVARDVTREDVLAAYRTAAEGPLAGVLEYSDDPLVSSDITGNPASSIFDSALTRVDGRHIKVVAWYDNEWGFSHRVIDTLELLANG